The proteins below are encoded in one region of Ascochyta rabiei chromosome 21, complete sequence:
- a CDS encoding Bacterial leucyl aminopeptidase produces MKSSVLLSLSAVALAAAIAMPKDPQMVLQNPQVTIDEPDQYLIELSPGETRWVTEDEKWALRRQNINFFDITHSDDLSTLSREIAAEKVTFPSKTAHNKTVVPLLKELDQRNMRKHLETFTSFHTRYYKSQYGAQSSAWLFKQVDSTLKDAGAKDAFVKAFPHPWGQSSIIATIPGKSNKTVVIGAHQDSINLFLPSILAAPGADDDGSGTVTILEALRVLLKSKDILRGQAENTVEFHWYSAEEGGLLGSQAIFQSYQKERRDVKAMLQQDMTGYVQKTLDNGEPESVGVITDFVDPGLTEFIKEVITEYCDIPYILTKCGYACSDHASASKAGYPSAFVIESDFKYSDNKIHTTEDKIEYLSFDHMLQHAKLTLGLAYELAFAEFK; encoded by the exons ATGAAGTCTTCAGTTTTGTTGTCTCTGTCGGCTGTAGCTCTTGCTGCGGCTATTGCCATGCCCAAAGACCCACAGATGGTCCTTCAGAATCCCCAAGTGACGATCGATGAGCCAGACCAGTACCTAATTGAGCTATCTCCTGGTGAGACACGATGGGTGACCGAGGACGAGAAGTGGGCTTTACGTCGA CAAAACATCAACTTCTTCGACATCACACACAGCGATGACCTCAGTACTCTCAGCCGTGAGATCGCTGCCGAAAAGGTCACTTTCCCCTCAAAAACCGCTCACAACAAGACTGTGGTCCCTCTTTTGAAGGAACTCGACCAACGCAACATGCGCAAGCACCTCGAGACATTCACTTCATTCCACACTCGTTACTACAAGTCTCAGTACGGCGCGCAATCCTCAGCGTGGCTGTTTAAGCAGGTGGATAGCACTTTGAAAGACGCAGGTGCTAAAGATGCTTTTGTGAAAGCGTTTCCCCACCCTTGGGGCCAATCCAGCATCATCGCCACCATCCCAGGCAAGAGCAACAAAACTGTGGTCATTGGTGCGCACCAAGACAGCATCAATCTGTTTCTTCCCTCCATCCTCGCTGCCCCTGGTGCAGATGACGATGGTAGCGGTACTGTTACTATATTGGAGGCACTGCGAGTGCTTCTCAAGTCGAAGGACATTCTGAGGGGCCAGGCAGAAAACACGGTCGAATTCCACTGGTACTCAGCCGAGGAAGGCGGATTGTTGGGAAGCCAGGCTATCTTCCAGTCATACCAAAAGGAACGTCGTGATGTGAAGGCTATGCTGCAGCAAGACATGACTGGCTACGTGCAGAAGACACTCGACAACGGCGAGCCGGAGTCTGTCGGTGTGATCACCGATTTTGTCGACCCTGGTCTCACTGAGTTCATCAAGGAGGTCATCACTGAGTACTGCGACATCCCCTATATCCTGACCAAGTGTGGCTACGCTTGCTCCGACCATGCCAGTGCATCTAAGGCTGGCTACCCATCTGCTTTTGTCATTGAGTCTGACTTCAAGTACTCTGACAACAAGATACATACCACTGAGGACAAGATCGAGTATCTGAGCTTCGATCACATGCTCCAGCACGCGAAGCTGACGCTTGGTTTGGCGTACGAGCTCGCCTTTGCCGAATTCAAATAG
- a CDS encoding 8-oxo-dGTP diphosphatase has product MSESERPKVGVGVIIHDGAGNIIMGVRTGSHGAGTLQCPGGHLEYGESFAETAARESLEETGLEIGKIKFLVATNDVFGEGKHYVTIFVTAEITGENKVAQALEPHKCAKWEWVPWTQMWQWAGEQARAESEGREVKRQMFLPLVNLWREYPEMENGLVGRKVME; this is encoded by the exons ATGTCTGAATCAGAGCGGCCTAAAGTAGGCGTAGGCGTCATCATTCACGATGGCGCTGGTAACATCATCATGGGCGTGAGGACTGGAAGCCACGGTGCCG GAACCTTGCAATGCCCCGGCGGGCATCTCGAGTACGGCGAATCGTTTGCCGAGACAGCAGCAAGGGAAAGCCTAGAGGAGACGGGCCTAGAGATAGGCAAAATTAAGTTTCTAGTAGCGACCAACGACGTTTTTGGCGAGGGAAAGCACTACGTGACCATCTTTGTGACTGCAGAGATCACGGGAGAAAACAAAGTCGCTCAA GCACTGGAACCGCACAAATGCGCAAAGTGGGAGTGGGTGCCTTGGACCCAGATGTGGCAATGGGCAGGCGAGCAGGCCAGGGCTGAGAGCGAGGGACGAGAGGTCAAGAGGCAGATGTTTCTGCCATTGGTGAATCTATGGAGGGAGTATCCAGAGATGGAAAACGGGTTAGTTGGAAGGAAGGTGATGGAATGA